Proteins encoded in a region of the Lathamus discolor isolate bLatDis1 chromosome Z, bLatDis1.hap1, whole genome shotgun sequence genome:
- the GINS3 gene encoding DNA replication complex GINS protein PSF3, with translation MSEAYFPVGPGLGLEESFLSLDDILMSQEKLPGRAETSLPRLGFALGQGTGTGDAITEGSKLEIPLWLAKGLHDSKRRIISVELPKIYKEAWRTVLSADASVVDLHKMGPYYYRFGSQLLNFDNPENPEIAQAILQTFISRFRRIMDSSQNAYNEDTSALVARLDELERALFQTGQKELNDFQSWEKGQASQITASSLVQNYGKRKFTEVDG, from the exons ATGTCTGAGGCGTATTTCCCTGTGGGCCCCGGGCTGGGGCTGGAAGAGAGTTTTCTGTCGCTGGACGACATCCTGATGTCGCAGGAGAAGCTGCCGGGCCGCGCCGAGACCAGCCTACCGCGCCTGGGTTTCGCACTGGGCCAGGGGACGGGCACGGGGGACGCCATTACTGAG GGATCAAAACTGGAAATCCCTCTGTGGCTTGCTAAAGGTCTTCATGACAGCAAGCGAAGAATAATTTCTGTGGAACTGCCAAAGATTTATAAGGAAGCCTGGAGGACAGTGTTGAGTGCTGATGCCAGTGTGGTTGATCTGCATAAAATGGGGCCATACTACTATAGATTTGGCTCCCAGCTCCTCAATTTTGACAATCCAGAGAACCCTGAGATAGCTCAGGCTATCCTGCAG ACGTTTATTAGCCGATTTCGTCGTATCATGGACTCCTCTCAGAATGCTTACAATGAAGACACATCAGCACTAGTGGCTCGGCTGGATGAACTGGAGCGAGCCTTGTTTCAAACTGGCCAAAAAGAACTGAATGACTTCCAGAGCTGGGAAAAAGGACAGGCTTCTCAAATCACAGCCTCCAGTCTTGTCCAGaattatggaaaaagaaagttcacaGAGGTGGATGGTTAA